Below is a window of Pocillopora verrucosa isolate sample1 chromosome 6, ASM3666991v2, whole genome shotgun sequence DNA.
GGGATCGGTCCCAGACCCCTAGGAGAAGAGCAGCCATCTCACGTTGCTCAATGCTTCATACTTTCcggcaacaaaaaaaaaaccacttgtGCCAAAGCATTATTAATGTGGTCCTGCTTCTAGACTAGCTTTTTTTTTGCACAGGCCCTGATGGACCTTCCCTTACCAAACTAAaaccatattttgaaaaaccttaaaattGATATTGGTAGAATTGTGAAGCACACAAAGAGTAACAAATGGGAAAACTCATCCAATTTAGGTATAATAAATGTATTGTTCAAGTCCTTGGATCTTTAGTGATTACATTTCAATAAGTTCCAACAGAGATAGGAGAAGTAATGACCATAGGAAACTGCATCTTATAATTGATGATTTATTCACAgtgaataaattaaataattttatttgatcaatataaatacttttaactcatttattaaAGAATCTCTGTCATCTCAGTTGTCCTTTGTTTTACGAGCAGGTGGTTGATCACTTGATTGTTGATTTAAGATGTTGTCAATTTGTCTGTGAAAGGGATAATTACAATATATTagacatttcaaatttcaatacattttttaaactaTTAATAGTAGctgtttttcttcaaattacTGTAAAAAGCtgataaaccctttaacccctaagggtgacttgcttctaatttcttcttacaatatcaccccagaatcacacatgaaggtcatgagaataaagtaaatgatcacagactaaagaagctcttgattgttagacaaattctccttggcaGCACCTTAAaaattgtatagagaacagtgtggagaatatacctactaatattagggtgtaaagtgtcaAATACATTTGGCACTGTCACTATTAGGAACAGTTACCTAAGCTGGTCTCTATACTTTCTCTGTCTCTGACGTAAGATCTTCAACACTTCATCATCGGGGAATTCATTATCATCTGAGTTGCTGTCAGGATTGGAGTTTTCCTCTGGAGATAAAGTATGAAACAAACCCAAATAGATCTTGCTAATGCAatgcagtaacaaaaaaaaggcagaataaatatatggaaaaatgttttttcctcaCCAGTATCCTTGTGGTGTTTTTCATGGTACTCTCTTTGCTGTAAGCTGTCATCACTTATTGTCAAACTGCTTGTGGAAGATTGTGGAGTGGCAAAGAGTCTCTGTGAGACAAccttaaataatgaaaaaaaaacagggattaaatgttaaaaattgtttttttttccattttttcagacTAGTGCAGTGGTTGCATAGTTGCATTGCTCAACTTAAAAGGGTTGACATTCTGACTTTTTTGGTAATAGAGAATGTTGTGGGAGCTTGGAAGTTGTTGCATGGGAGCAAGGTAATGTTGATAGATCACTAATGAATGGACTAAATAACATTTAAATAGAGGTCAAAGAGATACCCTTGAAAATCACACTCTTCCTGTACACTTTTCATCTTATGTTTATAATATTAAGAGGAACCAACGTCTAGGTAGTCGGATTTCATAAGATCATCTAACACCTTGAGTTAGTTTATGACCCTGTACCCAAAATCCACCAGAAGCCTTGCTTATACGATCATCCCCTCAAACCCCACCCCCCTGTGCCATTTTCTGTTCTTCCTCAAATGGTCTTCTCCAGGGTTTCAGTATCAAGGAATTGAATGACTCTTAGGGTATTtgataaatataatttaatGTAAATGGGCCACTGTAGAGAGTTTTAAAGCAGACTTttaagcattagccctttgttagaGCGATTGTAAGTAGTTAACTTTTAGACTTGTAGTGTATTTGCTAATCACCTCTCCAATAACACCAGTCAACACATCGGTGGCTGTAGTCTCCCTTGAGACTTCcctttttggtttcttttttatatGTGCTCTTCTTTTCTGCCCATCTTGTTCAACATGGTGTGACTCAATTTGACTCTTCTGTTTGTCCTCAGTTGTATCTTTTCCCCTTAACTGATGCTTCTTGTGAGATTCTCTTACTGTTTTTCTACTTGGTTTGTTAACTCTGTCAAGATCTCTTTCTGGTAAGGCAAGTTCTTCCTTCATTAACTCCACTACTGGGTAACTCAGTGGGAGTTTCACTGTTGGATCAGACCTTCCTTTTTCAATTAGAGCCCTTTGATGAGGACATGGCAAGATATCACATGAAAGATGCACATGAGATGGTACATCTGCTTGTGCAAATTGCATCTGTTCCTGGACCAGCTTGGACTGCCCTTGCCCCAAAATTTCTTGTCTTGTGATTTTTTCAGAAGAAGGCACACTTGTTCTTGGTCCAGACCCATGAGCATCATTTTCAGTCTCAGTTATAGGCTGTGAACCCTGTGCAGCACCAGCACTCACCACAGGTGCTCCAGGTAGAAGCATGGTGCTGGGATGAGGTGGTATTAATCTAGCAGACCTCCCTTCTTGATCAGCCAAAAGTGTCAAAGGTGTTTCAAGCCTTGTTTGCATCCTGGTTGAAGGAAGATCAGATACTTCTAATCCTGATTGTGGATCTAGAAAATCCCTCTCAGATGGACACAGAGCTGAAGTGGGTTTGGGTATTCTTGCCTTACCAAACAAACCCAGAGACTCCTCTAGTCTAGCACCAATAAATCTAGGTTGAGAGGGTTCTAACAAAAAGTACTTCTTGCAAGCCCCGTTTTGTCACATGTTCTTGAGctctttctatttttcttgCCAGTCTCCATTGATATAAGATATCTTCCTCTGGAGGAGGAGCAGAATGAGGCTGACGTTGAGTCAAGTTGTCTGTGAGTTGTATTGGGGCTGGTTTCGAGGGAGCTTGGAATGGTGCTTCTTTAGGGGGTTTCTTCTTGGGAGCCTCCTGATGGGCCCTTCTTGATGGAATGGGAAGATCAGTTGAAGATGTTTCCAGTGTGCTTTCACTGTAATGTTAAAACATTATCTTTGAATGCAGTGTAATCATGATATGATATTTTTGTGTGTTAAGTCCTACACGGGATCTACATGTACATTTCGCTATTTAGACTCTTGAAGGAATTATATTTCATAGTATTTCTGGTTCAAATTTGTTCTAAGAAATATCAACTTAAGTCATTTTCAATCACTTTCCACAACATTCCAGGCTTGGAAATGATACTTTGAAATTCCACTGGTCTTTTCTGTTTTCCCATGATCTGTTCAAGATCTTTTAAGTCTGAAACATGATGCACTCCTGTTATATGTATTTCATCAATCAACATCACATTCAGTAGGTAAATAACCTTTTCTCTAGCAGTGCTTTGGCTCTCTGTTGTAGTTCTGCTGTCTGAAGGTCAAGTCCATCAAACGATGACTTGGTTGAAGGTGACAAAGTACTTCTGGTTTTCTGCAGAGCATGacaaataatggtaataggactgagtggagttcaatttggtctgtaatcatacaagtgatgagCAAAATTGGACAACTGCAAAGCGGGAGCCTGATTTGTCTATCACAAGTATGATTCCAAACAgaattagactccactcagtcctgttaccaattaatcataaccattaccaaaaaaaaaaataaatgtagaaCAAATACCTCTAGTGGAGACAGtgtctaaaattaaaaattcctcgaattttggaaattccctaGAAGTTGGTCAGCAGACCTGAGAGCTCGCTTAGCAATAATGTGAATTGTTTTTAATCTTCTGTTTTGATCCTAAGTTGCCTTTTAACATTATTGATTTGTGGAGCTGTGACAGATTTTGTTGCCTTGATGAGTTGTAAAAAAGTATGAGGCCAAATTTTTAGTGACAGACGTTTGATTGGTGACCTGTGTTCTGTGGTCATCTAACAAACTGtaatatgttaatcacttattGTTTAGGGTCTTATGTTGAAGTGAGTTgaacttttccattttgttttattaaagaaatgctCTTTCCTCTTTGTGGTAATGGGTATTATGGATTTGGTTTTGTgcacttttttcttctttcactggCGGATAAAATATTGTTGGAGTAACCATCTCATGCATTTTGTCTGACAAACAGccactttgaaaaatgttgataTGAAGAACTGTAACTTGATCTTTCTGTACATGAAATAGGCTCTTAATTTTAATAGAGAAATGCACATTTTAAAGCATTAAAATTGTTGGAAGCATTTTTACTCACTGATACTGGAGATGTTGGAGATGAACTAGTCCTCCTGGCAGTAGTTCTTTTCCATTTTGGAGAGAGACTCTGAGGTGGGAAAGGCAGGTTTCTCTCTTTTGGAGTTCCATCTTTGGGTGTGGAGCTACTTGGAGGAGAAGGAGACAGCCACCAGAATTCTCCTCCTTCACCACTGTCCAAATACATCCTATCTCGCTCCTGACGGCTTGATGGTGGATTATTACGGAATCGGTGTATATACCTGTTAAAAATGAGATGGATTAGCAGTTGATTAAAATTATAGATTCATCCTAGTAGGATAATTGTAAACCAAAATGAAACCCTCTTTGTTGGTGTTCAAGCTTCAAATGTCAGTAACCCACCAAGAAATGTTACCTGGCTAAAGTGGAGTTGGGAAGAAGCTGCCTTGTAAAGCCTGTTCCTCCTTCACTGGAGGGGGTCTTTGTTTCTGTGGTTTCAGTGTCTACTTCAGGAGTTGATACCATTGCTCGCTCTGTACTTGGCCAGGACTCATCAAATTTGGATGAAGATGAATGGTCCATCACTGTAGTTCCATTTTCTCTTGTTGGTATTTCGTGTATCCTCATCTGATTTGTCTTacgaaggaatttttcatccTCAGGGTTTTTGATAAAGTGTTCCATTTTATTATCTGGGCTAAGACAAAGCTTAAACAAATGAAACATATAAACAGATTACCTAATGCAAAATTGTAGATATGTAGAGGGAAACTACAGCTATATACTGTGTACTACTACTGTTACCAATGGGTCACATAGGCAAAAGTAGAAAATCAGGGTGTGAAGTGAACTGATTTCTGCTAAACATGATTCTGTAAAACAGTATTTAATACCAAAGTAAGCAACGATGATAAAGAATTGAAAGGAATTCAATGCTTGTTTCTTGTAATTGAATTGGTTAGTTTTATATAAGTTATTTCAGTAACAATAGTTGGACAGTAATATATAAACAGTGCACTATTACCAAACAATGTTGTTTCCACAACTACATTCAGAATTGAAATTTGCTGGAAATGTATTTCCTTTTGTCAGttgtaagaaatattttaatgcaatgtacaatttttttcaatgaatttcatTCTACTTGATATGGGTACATTCATCTGGCTTGTGGATACATAACCATTgcttataaatatatatatatattgtagaTATAACCATTGCTTTCCTTATTATAATTCCAGTGattataattttgaaaatcacattgcagtggaaaaaaaaaataatagagacaaaatttcctctttaatcTTTTTTGCAGAACTGTATGTCTGCAAGCTTCAGGATATGGAAGGGAGTACTGTTCATGTCGCATGTAATGGCAGCTTACAAGATTGTGTTTTACAGGTAATAATATATTTGAGTAATGgatcaataattaaaaaaagtcattttagaATGCAGTACACGCAAGCACTGATATAATTACAGTATATTCAGTAACAAGGTAATTATATTATGCATGAATTCTCTTGATCAATTTGACTAATTATcgatcatcaaatttttttttacccaataACTTCTCAAGTCAAGTTGTTCAGTTTTGTCGTGAATACCGTAGAtttatttctcttaaaaaaCGCCTTTCAAACTGAATAGCCGAATACTCCGAATTTCAAAAGATATCGCCAGCATTTGCTACGTTTTACCTTTCTTTCGTCCTCGGATAGCTCTCGTTGTTTTGATGGATGATAAAATGTTTTCGGTAATGGATCAACTTGGAATGGATCTCCTCTGTTTTGAACAGAACGGGAATTACAAACCACACAATCTTAAGgaaataaatcaattatctcTATAATTGGGGCAGATTCAAGTCGATTGACCACACTAGATCGCGATCAACGAGATTGTTCTTCATAGACACGCACATTGAACTCGCACAGCGATtgtatttctaattttaaatctTGATCACGCACAACCACATAGTACGCTCTGAAGAAGCCTAACTGAGCCTCGTCTGAAAATTTATGAGGTACCGTTCAATGATTACTAATCTCCGTTGACAAACTGTAAACTACTTTTAGAGTAATCGAAggcagaaaaaaatgtatacttACGATTTCCTTACATCCATTTCCATTAACTGATTCTACAGTAAAACTTTCCGAAAACTTACGTATACGACTAGATTTGCGACTCGGAAACACGTTGTAAGGACAACTGAAAACTTTTCCCATACTTTGCCGCCATCTTTTGAATGTCTCATCTCCAGTCCCTCGCTAACTATATCTATAACAACGAGGCGTACAACTGGAAAGGTTGTCACGTGGCGTTGTGTGAATCATTGCGTGACCGCGTTCATGAGCAGAGCATTTTGTGTTTTACTTTCCATTGTCTGTGAAGCACAGGAAAGTCATAAGAAGAGagttaaccttttttttcagagatgtATAAATCGCCCTTGTTTTACAATCGCACAAGAAATCTGGCAGGTCTCTACAGCTcggttttttttaactctgactTGTTTACATACATGTCCATCAGATTGCTAAAAATAGCGCAAATTAAAAGCCAATTGTCTAGACTTGTTTCTAGAGCAGTTTTGCCAAAGCGCCCtagtaaatgtttttttatgAAACAGTTATTTTTAAATCCTCTTAAAGAGCAACAATTCTTTCTCTATGGCAAAGGTCAGGAACACGTCCAAACTTGCTTGGGTATGATATAATTATCCGTATATTCCACCAGAGAAGATAATGATTATATACCTTGCTGACGTTTATTAAGtctcaattattttttatttcatagtaaaattttaatcttgttttttaacttcttgGAGTTCATTGccgtgataaaaaataatttcaatgatCGAGAAACAGTGATCAAATTAACGTGACCCCGCGGAACAGACGTTACTTCCATGCATTATTTGCACACGTACTGTACTGTACGTAAATACGCTTCACTCTTCTTAACTTCTATTTTTCCAAGAAAAGCAAATGCGTACGTCTAAATTACTGTCATAGTCAAGTTTTCAAGCACTTGtgcaaaacagttttgtttatatatttCCGGTTCAAATCCATTTGAAGAGTCATCATAAACAtcgaaattttttcaatgactttttTCCTATTCAAGCAAAGATTTATGAATCACTTCACGGGAAAGTCGAATTAATTGTGCCTTCTTAAATCTTatgtttcttgatttttctGAGTTCATGTAACTACTATATTAGCGGAAGCCGTCGATTTTCGTGACTTTTCCCACGAACTGCATGATCTTCGGTTTCGAATCGAAATATTTTCCCCTCCATGAAATTTACTTCGATAAGCAGCTCTCAACACGATGAGGGGAGCAAAAATTTAACAGTGAGAGTGAAAGTAAACCGACGAATATCGTGCGGTGTCTGTGGGAAAGCGTGGGAGTTGATGAAGTTGCTGATTAGACGTTTAATGTGCAGCTGGCAGCTATTTCGTTATAGATTTTGCATTCTTTACTTTCCAACTTCACCTCGACAGACAGACGGACAggcacacacatacacacagAAATAATCCACGTGATGTTTATATTTTTGCCTTTTATAGCGTGTTTGAAGAGGGGTAAAAAACGTGTCTGAACTTGCCCGAACAGTATTTATAATAACTAGTCGTAAATACCAGCTGATGACGTAGAAACCTTTTTCGCGCGTTTGCATAAATTCTTGCGAAATGAAAAATCTTTGAACCCCAGAAAGAACTTAACTAGGCATGACAGGAGGAAAATTCTAAAGTTCAGTACTGTGTTCACTTTCACCGCATGCGTCGTTTTCTTCGATGAATCCCGAAGAGAGCAAAGCAAAGAAGTGCCTCTTTGGGCGACCAGATCACAAAGAACTGGATGAATATTTGAAGAAggaattaaagaaagatgtaCAAGAGAAGAACGAAAAATGGAATTTCGATTTCGAGAAAGGGGTACCGAAGGCGGGAGGAACATTTCAATGGCAAAAAGTTGGGTCGGTTGAAACCGAGAGAGACGATTCTAAAGTTGGAGAGAGCAGCGCTGCGGAAAAAGAGGAAGTTAAGGAAGTTGCGAAGAATTCAGCCGATAAATACTCACAGCTTCCTCAAACTCCGCCGAAAAATGGCAGATGATACTTCGTTGTTTATGTTTCTGCTTGTGGACGGCGCGGATATCAAACGGGATTGTACGGAGCCCGTGCTTTGCTAACAGGAAGCAACTTTGTCAGAGTTGGTACAACATGACCTTGTGAGTCCAAGGATTGATTCGACCGGAAATAAGCGGAAAAACACAAccaatttttgtcttttcctcAAAGAATAACGCTGCAGAGTACTTGTGAGTGTCTATCAGGTGTCTCcgatgaattttattttatttttagcgTAATTTTCTTCTTCCTGCGTTTTGAATTGCAGAAAGAGTTACCGATTGCTCGCCATTCGAGGTCTTGAGTCAAACAATCACTAATGTCATTAACACGTTTCACTTTCCCTCTTAAGCTTTAAACTCTTAAGCAGGTGCGGTCGAGGAGAGTTGGATTTGCATATCGTTTAGAGACATAGAAGCAGGTAGTCATTTGATGGCTTAAATACTCCAATGAATTCGGATAAAAAGAGATAAGTCGTACATCTTTACGCGTATATTGTTGTAATTTTAATCTACGAGGGCTCAGTTTTGTATTTACTTAATTTATATGAGTTAAATATTTGAACGTAAAACTGAATCATAGCTGATCAAGCGAGCGCCTCCGAAAGAGGTAAGCGTCTTTGTTCATCTTTCACTGCATaacgtttcattttcttttccttttatggCTTGATGTTCGATTTTCGTGATTGTTTATCAGAAATGTTACCAGCGGAAATGCctgtaaaaatgttttgaaacatAATTTATTCGTAAACCCCTAAACGGAATTTTACCGCCCCAAAAATACTTGTTCAACTGTACTATGCAATTGGCTCGTAAATGAACTTTAGATGTAGATATTAGGCAATTGCTTAGTGAATGTTATATAATTAACCATTTCGATTTTCCTCTTGACTGGTCGGAATATTGTCACGCTTCATCACTGTCACGCTCTCCCGCGGGCACGCTTCCGATCATGAGTTTTTTCTAAACAAGGTGACTCAGTACAATAGATTTTCGAAAACCTTTAGACTTCTtcaatatttcttcatttttttcctaatttttaagAACAGTAGGCCAgcatatcaaaataaaagaatcgttttcctttcagttttgaatAAAACTTTGAATGTGGACGAAACTGATTTTTCCATTTAGAAAATTTCATTCCTTCTCTGTTTTACTTAACTTGGTAACTGCGGTAGAAAGTAACCAAACAGCGAagctttgataattttcaaagtaatattttttagtggTGTGTAAAAGATTTGTTCAATATTAGTCATTTTCAGCTGGCATACCAAACTTCATACTTGCGAAAGTCTCTGTCGTTCGCGTGGCACTGTTTCCGGTTCGCTTCGACGCTTTCAGAGAGGTAAAAATTCTCGCGCCTCGGAAATTTCTTTGCGAGTAACTTGCGTTGCGTTCAGAGCCAGCCTAAACATTAGTTTGATAgcattaaaaatgaaatttttagtgTAATCTTCT
It encodes the following:
- the LOC131776324 gene encoding LOW QUALITY PROTEIN: uncharacterized protein (The sequence of the model RefSeq protein was modified relative to this genomic sequence to represent the inferred CDS: inserted 2 bases in 1 codon); its protein translation is MEMDVRKSGDPFQVDPLPKTFYHPSKQRELSEDERKLCLSPDNKMEHFIKNPEDEKFLRKTNQMRIHEIPTRENGTTVMDHSSSSKFDESWPSTERAMVSTPEVDTETTETKTPSSEGGTGFTRQLLPNSTLARYIHRFRNNPPSSRQERDRMYLDSGEGGEFWWLSPSPPSSSTPKDGTPKERNLPFPPQSLSPKWKRTTARRTSSSPTSPVSKTRSTLSPSTKSSFDGLDLQTAELQQRAKALLEKSESTLETSSTDLPIPSRRAHQEAPKKKPPKEAPFQAPSKPAPIQLTDNLTQRQPHSAPPPEEDILYQWRLARKIERAQEHVTKRGXCKKYFLLEPSQPRFIGARLEESLGLFGKARIPKPTSALCPSERDFLDPQSGLEVSDLPSTRMQTRLETPLTLLADQEGRSARLIPPHPSTMLLPGAPVVSAGAAQGSQPITETENDAHGSGPRTSVPSSEKITRQEILGQGQSKLVQEQMQFAQADVPSHVHLSCDILPCPHQRALIEKGRSDPTVKLPLSYPVVELMKEELALPERDLDRVNKPSRKTVRESHKKHQLRGKDTTEDKQKSQIESHHVEQDGQKRRAHIKKKPKREVSRETTATDVLTGVIGEVVSQRLFATPQSSTSSLTISDDSLQQREYHEKHHKDTEENSNPDSNSDDNEFPDDEVLKILRQRQRKYRDQLRQIDNILNQQSSDQPPARKTKDN
- the LOC131776348 gene encoding cyclin-dependent kinase inhibitor 1C-like, whose amino-acid sequence is MNPEESKAKKCLFGRPDHKELDEYLKKELKKDVQEKNEKWNFDFEKGVPKAGGTFQWQKVGSVETERDDSKVGESSAAEKEEVKEVAKNSADKYSQLPQTPPKNGR